The Guyparkeria halophila DNA window CAAGGTGACCAGCTCGGTGTCGAAGAAGACCACCGCCCTGGTCGCGGGCGAGGCCGGCGGCAGCAAGCTTGCCAAGGCGGAAAAGCTCGGCGTGCCCGTGCTCGGCGCCGAGGCCTTCGCCCGTCTGCTGGAAGACCCCGCCACCGCACCAGGCTGATCGGCACCTGCTTCTTGCCCGCCGCTGGGCTCTGCTGTCTGGCCTCCAGCCTCTTTGTCCCCGTCGCCAAATCGTCAACGCGCTGACACGCTACTGTCATCCATTCGGCCTAGCGTGCTGATTCGTGGGGCACTTCCGTCCCACGATCAGATTCGAGGTGCTGATTGGATATCCGAGTGGTGACGGAAACCTTCCCGCCCGATATCAACGGGGTGGCGACCACGCTGGGTTGTCTGGTCGCGGGGCTACGTGACCGTGGCCACCGGGTGGTGGTCACCTGTCCGGCGGCCGGGGCTCCCCGCGATCTGGGTGAGGGCGACGAGGTGCGCGGGCTGGCGCTGCCGTTCTACCGTGAGGTCCGTTTCGGCCTGCCGCGGCGGCGCGCGTTTCTCGCCGAGTGGCGCGAAGACCCGCCGGATGTGGTGCACATTGCCACCGAGGGGCCGCTGGGTGCCTCGGCGCTCGCCGCCGCCCGCACGCTCGATCTGCCGGTCACCACCTCGCTACACACCAACTTTCATGCCTATGCGCGTGCCTATCGGCTGGGCTGGTTGGCCACCCCGGTGGTGCGATACCTGCGCCGGTTTCACAACCGCTCGGCGAATACCTTCATCCCCACGGCAAAGCAGGCCGCCGAGCTTGAGGCCTGCGGCTTCGAGCGGTTGATGGTGCTGGGGCGGGGTGTCGATACCGAGCGGTTCACCCCGGATCGACGTGACCCGGAACTACGTGCCTCCTGGGGGGCGGACGACCGTACGCCCGTGCTACTGCATGTCGGCCGGTTGGCCGCCGAGAAGAATCTCGGCCTCCTGGCGCAGAGCTGGGCGCGGGCCCAGGAGATCAACTCGGGCACACGGCTGGTGATCGTCGGCGACGGGCCCGAGCGGGGACGGCTCGAGCGGCAGCTGCCGGGTGCGATCTTCGCCGGGGCGCTGCGCGGTGAGGCGCTGGCCCGTTATTACGCCTCGGCCGACGCCTTCCTGTTCCCCAGCCTGACCGAGACCTTCGGCATCGTCGTGCTCGAGGCCATGGCCAGCGGTCTGGATTGCCTGGCCTTCGATTACGCCGCCGGCCGCCAGCTGATCGAGCCGGGCGTGAACGGCCTGTTGGCTCCATTCGGCGACTCGGTGGCCTTTCTCGACCGGGTTCCGGATCTCCTGACGTCCGCATCGGGTCGGCGCCGTGAACGAGCCGTCGAAACCGGTCGACAGCACAGCTGGGAGGCCATTGTCGACGGCTTCGAGCAGAACCTGCTCGAGGTCGCCGAACGTTCGATGCCGCAAGTGTCGTCCCGGGAGGGCTTGGCGTGATCCCGTTGCGTGCCGGCTCGCCCGCGGCCGAGCGATGCGCACGCGTCCTCCAGGCCTATCTGGGGTGGGAGGCGCTGGTGACCGAGCGCTGCAACCGCGCGCATCGGTTGCGTGTATTGCGCGCGCTGTTCGCGACCGCCTCGCGGCTGGGCGACGGGATTGGCTGGTACGTGCTCGCGCTGCTGATGCTCGTGCTGCACGGGGCGTCGGCGGTGGTGCCGATGGCGCTGATGATCGCCTCGGGTGGGGTGGGCGTGCTGATCTACCTGACGATCAAGCGTCGCACCGCCCGCCTGCGTCCACTCAATCGCAACCAGCGGTTGGAAATCAGTGTCGCGCCGCTTGACCAGTACAGCTTCCCATCCGGCCACACCTTGCATGCGGTCAACTTCGGCATTCAGTTGGTGGCCTTCCAGCCCGCGCTGTTTTGGCTCGTCCTGCCGTTCGCCCTGTTGGTGGCCAGTTCGCGCATGGTGCTTGGGCTGCACTATCTCTCCGATGTGCTCGTGGGTGCGGCGATCGGCTTGCTGCTGGCCAGCCTCACTCTGTCATTGCTCTGATTCCTCGTTTCCGTGGCAGTGCGGCGAGGTCGGCCATCCTGGTGCGGTTGCTTGCCGCGCATCGAATATAGAAAAAACAAAAAACGTAAGTTGCTCATCCGTCGGCTTGCCGATTCATGATGCCATGTAGGCATAAAAACAATCAATAAACGCGCAATAGGCTGAAAACTGGCCTTTTGTTCGATGCCGGTTGCTTGGCTATTCGATATGGCCACAAAAATGGCCTATATAAGCATTGCAAGGCTGGAAAGCCCGAAGGTATGGTTGCAAGGCTTGGGCAGGGACAGCTCGTGCTTGTCCGGGCGGCAAGACACATTTAGGAGGATTGGGGATGTCAACGAATCGAGAAGCGGCCGCGAGCCGCCGACTACCCGCCAGGACCCTCGCGGCCGTCGGGCTTGGCCTGACGCTGTTCGCCGGCGTAACGACGGCCGGCGATCAAGCGGGGGCGATGGAAATGAGCAACGGATCGATCATCGGTTCCACCTGCATGGGCTGTCACGGCTTCCAGGGCAAGGGCTCGGGGAACATCCCGCGCCTGGCTGGTCTGCCGAAAGAGGTGATTGCCGGGAAGATGCTGGCGTACAAGTCGGATGGTCAGGAAGGCACGGTCATGAACCGCATTGCCAAGGGGTATTCCGACGAGGAGATTCAGGCGGTGTCTGAATTCTTCGCCAACCAGTAACGCCCCTG harbors:
- a CDS encoding glycosyltransferase family 4 protein, whose protein sequence is MDIRVVTETFPPDINGVATTLGCLVAGLRDRGHRVVVTCPAAGAPRDLGEGDEVRGLALPFYREVRFGLPRRRAFLAEWREDPPDVVHIATEGPLGASALAAARTLDLPVTTSLHTNFHAYARAYRLGWLATPVVRYLRRFHNRSANTFIPTAKQAAELEACGFERLMVLGRGVDTERFTPDRRDPELRASWGADDRTPVLLHVGRLAAEKNLGLLAQSWARAQEINSGTRLVIVGDGPERGRLERQLPGAIFAGALRGEALARYYASADAFLFPSLTETFGIVVLEAMASGLDCLAFDYAAGRQLIEPGVNGLLAPFGDSVAFLDRVPDLLTSASGRRRERAVETGRQHSWEAIVDGFEQNLLEVAERSMPQVSSREGLA
- a CDS encoding phosphatase PAP2 family protein, with protein sequence MIPLRAGSPAAERCARVLQAYLGWEALVTERCNRAHRLRVLRALFATASRLGDGIGWYVLALLMLVLHGASAVVPMALMIASGGVGVLIYLTIKRRTARLRPLNRNQRLEISVAPLDQYSFPSGHTLHAVNFGIQLVAFQPALFWLVLPFALLVASSRMVLGLHYLSDVLVGAAIGLLLASLTLSLL
- a CDS encoding c-type cytochrome codes for the protein MSTNREAAASRRLPARTLAAVGLGLTLFAGVTTAGDQAGAMEMSNGSIIGSTCMGCHGFQGKGSGNIPRLAGLPKEVIAGKMLAYKSDGQEGTVMNRIAKGYSDEEIQAVSEFFANQ